The following coding sequences are from one Salvia hispanica cultivar TCC Black 2014 chromosome 3, UniMelb_Shisp_WGS_1.0, whole genome shotgun sequence window:
- the LOC125214319 gene encoding RNA polymerase II C-terminal domain phosphatase-like 1 isoform X2 — protein sequence MYGKPVVVYEGERLLGGAELQPQEGFAALFKAEEIREIRVSHFSPPSERCPPLAVLHTVNSAGICFKLESTAKNVDSSPLAVMHATCLRQNKTAVASIGREQFHLVAMHSRNYAQTPCFWGFNVASSLYNSSLAMLNLRCLGIVFDLDETLIVANTLRSFEDRIESLQRKINGETDPHRIASMIAEIKRYQDDKYVLKQYAESDQVVDNGKVIRSESEVVLALSDNQQTIVRPLIRLQDKNIVLTRINPLIRDTSVLVRLRPAWEDLKTYLIAKGRKRFEVFVCTMAEKDYALEMWRLLDPGSNLINPREILDRIVCVKSGCKKSLFHVFQDGNCHPKMALVIDDRLKVWDEQDQQRVHVVPAFTPYFSPQAEGNNTIPVLCVARNVACNVRGGFFKEFDDGIMQRISEVAYEDDIKNLPPVPDVGSYLVSEDDPLASNFNKDSVGFDGMADAEVERRLKEAMLASSTAPNSVMNLDPRIASALQFATPSTSFAVHPPTSQGPAMPLPSKQLPQLAKLLRTPSAGSGQVETTLHSSPAREEGEVPESELDPDTRRRLLILQHGQDMREQPPNENQFPARPPGQAPLPRAHPQGWFPPEEEMTLRQLNQVPPPLEFNAEALQIDNNRARKSTFLHEVQTSFPPARVHENQRLPEEELPQQDHLRLNGPLPDFRSISDEDSLVAQMSSAYKDLDLEAGQIDPSSATSAAVLLDIAFKSGTKVKKLAKELVEQGGKHNVMLQKDLFSIWLINTCPSLIMIPATCL from the exons ATGTATGGAAAACCGGTGGTGGTGTATGAAGGGGAGAGATTGCTGGGAGGGGCTGAGTTGCAGCCGCAAGAAGGCTTCGCAGCGTTGTTTAAGGCGGAGGAGATTCGGGAGATTCGCGTCTCCCATTTCTCGCCGCCGAGTGAGCGATGTCCGCCACTCGCTGTGCTACACACTGTAAACTCAGCCGGAATATGCTTCAAATTGGAATCTACGGCCAAGAATGTGGATTCATCACCTCTTGCTGTTATGCACGCCACCTGCCTTAGACAGAACAAG ACGGCGGTGGCATCTATTGGGAGAGAGCAGTTTCATTTGGTTGCCATGCATTCAAGAAACTACGCACAGACCCCTTGTTTTTGGGGGTTCAATGTGGCATCAAGTCTGTACAATTCTTCCCTTGCTATGCTAAATCTCAGATGCCTTGGCATTGTGTTTGATCTTGATGAAACATTGATAGTTGCAAATACATTGCGATCGTTTGAGGATAGGATAGAGTCACTGCAACGAAAAATAAATGGCGAGACTGATCCACATCGTATTGCTAGCATGATAGCAGAGATTAAACGTTATCAGGATGATAAATATGTTTTGAAGCAATATGCAGAAAGTGATCAGGTAGTAGATAATGGGAAGGTAATCAGGTCAGAGTCTGAGGTGGTTCTCGCTTTGTCAGACAACCAACAAACAATTGTTCGTCCACTTATCCGGCtacaagataaaaatattgttctTACTCGCATTAATCCACTG ATACGTGATACAAGTGTTCTTGTGAGATTAAGACCTGCATGGGAGGATCTTAAAACCTACTTGATTGCTAAAGGCCGAAAGCGATTTGAGGTTTTTGTTTGCACTATGGCAGAAAAAGACTATGCCTTAGAAATGTGGAGACTTCTTGATCCGGGATCAAATTTGATAAACCCAAGGGAGATTTTGGACCGCATTGTGTGTGTCAAGTCAG GTTGCAAGAAGTCATTGTTCCACGTTTTTCAAGATGGAAACTGCCATCCTAAGATGGCCTTGGTAATTGATGACCGTCTAAAAGTGTGGGATGAGCAAGATCAACAGAGAGTGCATGTTGTTCCTGCATTTACACCCTATTTTTCTCCTCAAGCTGAA GGTAACAACACTATCCCTGTGCTCTGTGTGGCAAGAAATGTAGCTTGCAATGTCAGAGGTGGTTTTTTTAA AGAGTTTGATGATGGCATAATGCAAAGAATTTCTGAAGTTGCATATGAAGATGATATCAAGAACTTGCCTCCTGTACCTGATGTTGGAAGCTACTTGGTTTCTGAG GATGATCCATTGGCTTCTAATTTCAACAAGGATTCAGTTGGCTTTGATGGAATGGCAGATGCTGAGGTGGAAAGGAGACTGAAG GAGGCAATGTTAGCTTCTTCAACTGCTCCTAATTCTGTGATGAACTTAGACCCAAGAATAGCCTCAGCTCTCCAGTTTGCCACACCTTCAACGTCTTTTGCAGTTCATCCACCAACTTCACAAGGGCCAGCAATGCCTCTGCCAAGTAAGCAATTACCTCAGCTCGCAAAATTGTTAAGAACACCATCAGCTGGATCTGGGCAAGTTGAAACTACACTGCACAGTTCTCCTGCAAGGGAAGAAGGTGAGGTACCAGAATCTGAATTAGATCCTGACACTAGGAGGAGACTGCTTATTTTGCAACACGGTCAAGACATGAGAGAACAGCCTCCAAATGAAAATCAGTTTCCTGCACGGCCGCCTGGGCAGGCACCCTTACCAAGAGCTCACCCACAAGGTTGGTTTCCCCCTGAAGAGGAGATGACCCTGAGACAATTGAACCAGGTGCCACCACCTCTGGAGTTCAATGCTGAGGCTCTTCAAATTGACAATAATCGGGCTCGTAAGTCAACCTTTCTCCATGAAGTGCAAACTTCCTTCCCGCCTGCCAGGGTTCATGAGAACCAGAGGCTGCCGGAGGAG GAACTCCCACAACAAGACCATTTAAGACTGAATGGACCACTGCCTGATTTTCGTTCTATTTCTG ATGAGGATAGTCTTGTCGCTCAAATGTCTTCAGCATACAAGGATCTTGATCTTGAAGCCGGACAAATTGATCCATCAAGTGCAACTTCTGCTGCAGTTTTACTGGACATTGCTTTCAAGTCTGGAACAAAG GTCAAAAAATTGGCGAAGGAATTGGTAGAACAAGGAGGGAAGCACAATGTCATGCTGCAGAAGGATCTCTTTTCTATTTGGCTG ATAAATACTTGTCCCAGCTTAATCATGATTCCAGCAACATGCCTGTAA
- the LOC125214319 gene encoding RNA polymerase II C-terminal domain phosphatase-like 1 isoform X1: MYGKPVVVYEGERLLGGAELQPQEGFAALFKAEEIREIRVSHFSPPSERCPPLAVLHTVNSAGICFKLESTAKNVDSSPLAVMHATCLRQNKTAVASIGREQFHLVAMHSRNYAQTPCFWGFNVASSLYNSSLAMLNLRCLGIVFDLDETLIVANTLRSFEDRIESLQRKINGETDPHRIASMIAEIKRYQDDKYVLKQYAESDQVVDNGKVIRSESEVVLALSDNQQTIVRPLIRLQDKNIVLTRINPLIRDTSVLVRLRPAWEDLKTYLIAKGRKRFEVFVCTMAEKDYALEMWRLLDPGSNLINPREILDRIVCVKSGCKKSLFHVFQDGNCHPKMALVIDDRLKVWDEQDQQRVHVVPAFTPYFSPQAEGNNTIPVLCVARNVACNVRGGFFKEFDDGIMQRISEVAYEDDIKNLPPVPDVGSYLVSEDDPLASNFNKDSVGFDGMADAEVERRLKEAMLASSTAPNSVMNLDPRIASALQFATPSTSFAVHPPTSQGPAMPLPSKQLPQLAKLLRTPSAGSGQVETTLHSSPAREEGEVPESELDPDTRRRLLILQHGQDMREQPPNENQFPARPPGQAPLPRAHPQGWFPPEEEMTLRQLNQVPPPLEFNAEALQIDNNRARKSTFLHEVQTSFPPARVHENQRLPEEELPQQDHLRLNGPLPDFRSISDEDSLVAQMSSAYKDLDLEAGQIDPSSATSAAVLLDIAFKSGTKVEFKHTLAPGTELQFFMEVFFAGQKIGEGIGRTRREAQCHAAEGSLFYLADKYLSQLNHDSSNMPVSGISLGKLQDNYINDGVSSREATPSRTSVSPRILDPRIEISKKSTNSISALKELCMMEGLSVAYQTQSQFSAHWGQKNEVYAEVEIDGQVLGKGTGLTWDEAKAKAAEKALGAVKSMFSQYPHKRQASPRSLQEMPSKRLKPESSRALHRMPSSARPPKNAPHIP, from the exons ATGTATGGAAAACCGGTGGTGGTGTATGAAGGGGAGAGATTGCTGGGAGGGGCTGAGTTGCAGCCGCAAGAAGGCTTCGCAGCGTTGTTTAAGGCGGAGGAGATTCGGGAGATTCGCGTCTCCCATTTCTCGCCGCCGAGTGAGCGATGTCCGCCACTCGCTGTGCTACACACTGTAAACTCAGCCGGAATATGCTTCAAATTGGAATCTACGGCCAAGAATGTGGATTCATCACCTCTTGCTGTTATGCACGCCACCTGCCTTAGACAGAACAAG ACGGCGGTGGCATCTATTGGGAGAGAGCAGTTTCATTTGGTTGCCATGCATTCAAGAAACTACGCACAGACCCCTTGTTTTTGGGGGTTCAATGTGGCATCAAGTCTGTACAATTCTTCCCTTGCTATGCTAAATCTCAGATGCCTTGGCATTGTGTTTGATCTTGATGAAACATTGATAGTTGCAAATACATTGCGATCGTTTGAGGATAGGATAGAGTCACTGCAACGAAAAATAAATGGCGAGACTGATCCACATCGTATTGCTAGCATGATAGCAGAGATTAAACGTTATCAGGATGATAAATATGTTTTGAAGCAATATGCAGAAAGTGATCAGGTAGTAGATAATGGGAAGGTAATCAGGTCAGAGTCTGAGGTGGTTCTCGCTTTGTCAGACAACCAACAAACAATTGTTCGTCCACTTATCCGGCtacaagataaaaatattgttctTACTCGCATTAATCCACTG ATACGTGATACAAGTGTTCTTGTGAGATTAAGACCTGCATGGGAGGATCTTAAAACCTACTTGATTGCTAAAGGCCGAAAGCGATTTGAGGTTTTTGTTTGCACTATGGCAGAAAAAGACTATGCCTTAGAAATGTGGAGACTTCTTGATCCGGGATCAAATTTGATAAACCCAAGGGAGATTTTGGACCGCATTGTGTGTGTCAAGTCAG GTTGCAAGAAGTCATTGTTCCACGTTTTTCAAGATGGAAACTGCCATCCTAAGATGGCCTTGGTAATTGATGACCGTCTAAAAGTGTGGGATGAGCAAGATCAACAGAGAGTGCATGTTGTTCCTGCATTTACACCCTATTTTTCTCCTCAAGCTGAA GGTAACAACACTATCCCTGTGCTCTGTGTGGCAAGAAATGTAGCTTGCAATGTCAGAGGTGGTTTTTTTAA AGAGTTTGATGATGGCATAATGCAAAGAATTTCTGAAGTTGCATATGAAGATGATATCAAGAACTTGCCTCCTGTACCTGATGTTGGAAGCTACTTGGTTTCTGAG GATGATCCATTGGCTTCTAATTTCAACAAGGATTCAGTTGGCTTTGATGGAATGGCAGATGCTGAGGTGGAAAGGAGACTGAAG GAGGCAATGTTAGCTTCTTCAACTGCTCCTAATTCTGTGATGAACTTAGACCCAAGAATAGCCTCAGCTCTCCAGTTTGCCACACCTTCAACGTCTTTTGCAGTTCATCCACCAACTTCACAAGGGCCAGCAATGCCTCTGCCAAGTAAGCAATTACCTCAGCTCGCAAAATTGTTAAGAACACCATCAGCTGGATCTGGGCAAGTTGAAACTACACTGCACAGTTCTCCTGCAAGGGAAGAAGGTGAGGTACCAGAATCTGAATTAGATCCTGACACTAGGAGGAGACTGCTTATTTTGCAACACGGTCAAGACATGAGAGAACAGCCTCCAAATGAAAATCAGTTTCCTGCACGGCCGCCTGGGCAGGCACCCTTACCAAGAGCTCACCCACAAGGTTGGTTTCCCCCTGAAGAGGAGATGACCCTGAGACAATTGAACCAGGTGCCACCACCTCTGGAGTTCAATGCTGAGGCTCTTCAAATTGACAATAATCGGGCTCGTAAGTCAACCTTTCTCCATGAAGTGCAAACTTCCTTCCCGCCTGCCAGGGTTCATGAGAACCAGAGGCTGCCGGAGGAG GAACTCCCACAACAAGACCATTTAAGACTGAATGGACCACTGCCTGATTTTCGTTCTATTTCTG ATGAGGATAGTCTTGTCGCTCAAATGTCTTCAGCATACAAGGATCTTGATCTTGAAGCCGGACAAATTGATCCATCAAGTGCAACTTCTGCTGCAGTTTTACTGGACATTGCTTTCAAGTCTGGAACAAAG GTGGAGTTCAAGCATACTTTAGCACCGGGCACAGAACTACAGTTCTTTATGGAG GTTTTCTTTGCAGGTCAAAAAATTGGCGAAGGAATTGGTAGAACAAGGAGGGAAGCACAATGTCATGCTGCAGAAGGATCTCTTTTCTATTTGGCTG ATAAATACTTGTCCCAGCTTAATCATGATTCCAGCAACATGCCTGTAAGCGGGATTAGTCTGGGTAAACTGCAAGACAATTATATCAATGATGGTGTTAGTTCACGTGAGGCTACACCCTCAAGAACATCAGTGTCCCCAAGGATTCTAGACCCGAGAATTGAGATCTCCAAGAAGTCAACAAACTCAATATCTGCTCTTAAAGAATTA TGCATGATGGAAGGCCTTAGTGTAGCTTATCAAACTCAATCTCAGTTTTCAGCTCATTGGGGCcagaaaaatgaagtgtatgCCGAG GTTGAAATTGATGGGCAAGTATTGGGCAAGGGAACTGGCTTAACATGGGATGAAGCTAAAGCTAAG gcTGCTGAGAAAGCTCTTGGTGCTGTGAAATCCATGTTCAGTCAGTATCCTCACAAGCGCCAGGCTTCTCCAAG ATCTCTGCAAGAGATGCCAAGTAAGAGGCTGAAACCAGAATCCTCAAGAGCTCTGCACCGGATGCCATCATCCGCCCGTCCCCCAAAGAATGCTCCTCATATTCCGTGA